In Candidatus Methylacidithermus pantelleriae, the genomic window TGTGGGAAAGGAGAACCCGGTTGTACCCACCGGTCGGTTCTTCCCCAAACACTTCAACCTCGAATGATTCGGTCCCGCCACGGGTGAGGAGTTCCTCAAGAAACCGCGCGCCTGCCATCCCATTCCCCACCAAAAGCAAGCGACGCCTACGGGTTCTCATTCTGTCACTCCTTCTTCTGGACAATTCTGTTTGTCCGGACTTTCCGGCTCTTGGGGGCAAGAGCAAGGCTCCACGGCCGCCGCGCACACTTTAAACTCGGGCATTTTGGAAACAGGATCGAGGGCGGGGTTGGTTAGGCGATTGGCTTGCCCCAGTCCACTCCAGTGGAAGGGCACAAAAAGCACGTGGGGCAAAATCCTTCGGCTCCATCGTGCCCGGACTCGGATCTCACCCCTTCGGGTCCAAATCCTCGCCCAGCCCCCGTGGGGAATCCCCAGGGAACGTGCCGTGGCGGGATGCATCTCAACGAAAGGCTCCGGCTCGGCCTCCAAAAGCTCCCGGGTCCTCCGCGTCTGAGTTCCCGATTGGTAATGAGCCCCCACTCGACCCGTAGTGAGCAGGAGAGGATATTGACTGTCGGGGATTTCCACAGGACCAAAGTTTCGAACAGGAAAAAAGCGCGCTTTGCCTGTGGGCGTTTCAAACCGGTCCAAAAACAGGCGAGCTTTTCCAGGATGACCCAATTGGGGACAGGGCCAAAAAAGCCTTTCTCCCCGGCGAAGCCGCTCGTAGGTCACACCATAGTAATCTGCCGGAGCCCCCCGGGTAGCCCGCCGAATTTCCTCCCAAACCTCACACGGGTCCGACGGAAAGCCCTCTTTCCACCCTAAAACCCGCGCCAGCTGGTGCAGGATCTCCAAGTCGGTACAAACTCCGGGAGGAGGTTTTTTGAGCTTCTGCCGCAGTACCACACGACCTTCTACGTTAGTCATGGTTCCTTCCTCCTCAGCCCATTGAGCAGCGGGAAGGACCACGTCGGCAAGAAGCGCGGTTTCGGAAAGGAAAAAGTCAACGACCAATAGAAATTCAAGGCTCTCAAGCGCTTGGATAACCCGAGACGAATAGGGAGCTGAAACCGCAATATTGGAGCCCATAACCACTAGACCCCGAATCCCCTCCCGTGTCCCGATCCCATCAAGAAGTTCCCAAGCCGAAAGACCCTCCCTGGGAAGCGCAGTTTCCGGAATCCCCCAAAGAGCAGCTATCTCTTGCCTGGCCTTGCGATCCTGAATACTGCGGTAGCCCGGTAACTGGTCACACTTAAGCCCAAGTTCTCTAGCCCCTTGACCGTTCCCCTGACCGGTCCATGTGCCAAACCCGCAAAAAGGTCTTCCGATTTTGCCTAACACCAATGCTAGATTCAGGTAGCCCAGCACGTTCTCTACGCCATGAGCCTGTTGCTCGGCCCCCCGAGCGGTAAAAATCATGGCGGTTTTTGCCCTTCCCAACCATCGGGCAGCCTCGCGCAGGCGAAACACAGGCACCCCTGTAATCGATTCGACTCTTTCCGGCCAAAACTGACTTGCCACTAGCGCAAGCTCCTGAAGACCTTCCGTCCGTTCCCTGACGAACTCCCAATCCACCCATCCTTCCCGTAAAGCCAGGTGGACAAGTCCCATGGCAAGAGCCGCATCCGTCCCCGGAGTGATTGCCAGGTGAAGATCCGCCTTCTCAGCGAGCGACGTTTTCCTTGGATCCACTACGATCCAGCGCCCACCACGTTCCTTTTGCCGTTGGAAGTACCGCATAACCGGAGGCATGGTCTCGGCAAGATTGGCACCTGCCAGCAAAATGACTTCCGTCTGAGGAATATCCTCCAACGGGAAGGGAAGCCCCCGGTCCAGTCCCAGGGAACGTGTGATCGCAGCTGCAGCCGAGGACATGCAAAACCGCCCATTGTAATCCACATGCGGCGTGCCAAGAACGACTCGTGCAAACTTACCCAAAAGATAGGCTTTTTCATTGGTTAGGCTCCCTCCCCCAAAAACACCAACCGCACTCAGTCCATACGTTGCTCGGAGCTTTCCAAGAGATTCTGCAATTTTCCGGAGGGCTTCTCCCCAGCTCGCCGGCCGCAACTTAGCCCGCTTGTGATCACGAACCCATGGGGTCAATAGGCGATCGTTCCGGTCGAGTAGCTCGGCCGCGGTCCATCCCTTGCGACACAATCCCCACTCTGGGTCTCCCGGAAACACTTGGGACCCACTGGGAAGGGTGACCAGTTCCATCGGACATTGAAGCCCGCAGTAAGGGCAATGGGTGAGAGAACCTTTTGCTTCCTCCCGAAGAGCACAGCTTCCGGCGAACAAAATGGGACTTTCCGGCATCAAAGTCTAAGAGAAGCCGGCTCTGTGCCACGGAGAACCAGCGCGAAGGATTCAGCTGTGTCCATGTTGGAGCCGCTGCCATGCTTGGAACGCATACCTTTCTCGAATCCTTTTCGATTCGCTTTCGAAAAAGCGGACCCAGACCAGGCTGTGTGCCTTTTTGGAAAAGGATCTCCCGTAGGGCGGCCGAAAGAAACGTGATACTTTTTTCCTAGGGCCGAACGAATGGAACAACCCAGACCTCCAGAATCTCCTCAAGAAAGCTCGTCCCTGGCGCGCGTCCTCCAAAAGGAGATCCAACAAAACGGGCCCATACCCTTTTGCCGTTTCATGGAATTAGCTCTTTATCACCCGCGGTTGGGTTACTACGCCAAAGCCGATCCCACACGAATTGGCCGCAAGGGTGATTACCTGACCAGTCCTACAGTCGGGTCGCTTTTCGGACGACTTCTCGCGCTGCAATGGGTAGAAGTATGGGAACTTTTGGGCAAACCCCAAGCGTTTGTCCTTATCGAACAGGGAGCACACACGGGGCTTCTGGCCAGTGACATCCTCCGGACCATCCGGGAGGTCGAACCCAAGCTGTGGGAGGTTGTCCGATACTGGATTATTGAGCCTATCCCAGACTGGCAGACCATTCAGCAACAGCAACTGGAAACGCACGGGGTAGCAGAAAAGGTTTGCTGGAGCTCAGCCGAACCCCCCGATGTACTCTGTCCCCTGGGCGTCTTTTTCTGTAACGAGCTTGTGGATAGTTTCCCTGTCCACCGGATCCGTTACGAGGATGACCGGTGGAAAGAATGGTATGTAGGATACGAAGGCGGGCAATTTTATTGGACCACTGGCCCCCTCTCCTGTTCGGAATTGGCCAAGGAGCTTTCCCATCTTCCTTTGCCCGCCATTCCCGGTTATAGCACCGAGATTTGTCTGCGGGCGCGGGAATGGCTTCGAAACATATCGCGCGCTCTTAGCCAGGGCCTCTTTGTCATCATCGATTACGGCTACGACACCGTTACCTACTATAGCCCCTTGCGAAGCGAGGGAACGTTACTAGCCTACGAGCGTCATAAAAGATATCGGAACCTTTTGGAAAAACCCGGCCAGCGCGACCTATCCAGTCATGTAGATTTTGGAAGCCTCGCCAGATGGGGAAAGGAAGTCGGGCACGAGACGATGGGATGGACGGATCAACACCACTTCCTTATAGGTATTGCATCCAAATATCTGGGAGTCCAGGATCGGTTATTAGGTCTTCCCCGCTCCGCTGCTGCTTTTCAGTTGCTTACTCATCCTGAAGGCTTTGGAAAAACCTTTCATGTTCTTGTCCAATCGAAGGGAATTGCGTCGCCACTCCCCCTCTCAGGCCTTCGATTCGCTAGGAAGAGCCTTGGCCAATAAAAGCTTACCAGCCGCCTAGACTTCATTGACCCGCTGACTCGAAAAGGGAAAAGCTCAAAGCTCGCAGGCGCACCCACAAGAATCCCGAGGGGCCATCGTGATGGCTTAGCGAGTGGGTGGATTCTCTAAGGGAGGAGCCGCCGGTCCTTGTTGGCCAGCCTGGGAGGGTAAAGGGGGGAAGCTTCTTTGGATTTTCTCAAGCCCTGCCCGCCACTCCGCCATTTTTCCCACGGTTTTGATCACCACGAACATGGTCAACGCTACGACGAAAAACTGGAGAACCGAGTTGATAAATTGGCCGTATCGGATCGTGACCGGGGCTCCACCTGCGGTAGCTGTCTTAAGAACAAGCTGTAGGTTTTTAAAATCGACCCCTCCAATGACAAAGCCCAGCGGCGGCATGATCACATCATTCACCAGAGAATCGACCACTTTGTTAAACGCTGTTCCCACAAGCACCCCAACAGCCATATCCAGAGCATTGCCTCGTGCCACAAACTCTTGAAACTCCCCTATCCACTTAGCTTTCATATGATCTCCT contains:
- a CDS encoding class I SAM-dependent methyltransferase; protein product: MELALYHPRLGYYAKADPTRIGRKGDYLTSPTVGSLFGRLLALQWVEVWELLGKPQAFVLIEQGAHTGLLASDILRTIREVEPKLWEVVRYWIIEPIPDWQTIQQQQLETHGVAEKVCWSSAEPPDVLCPLGVFFCNELVDSFPVHRIRYEDDRWKEWYVGYEGGQFYWTTGPLSCSELAKELSHLPLPAIPGYSTEICLRAREWLRNISRALSQGLFVIIDYGYDTVTYYSPLRSEGTLLAYERHKRYRNLLEKPGQRDLSSHVDFGSLARWGKEVGHETMGWTDQHHFLIGIASKYLGVQDRLLGLPRSAAAFQLLTHPEGFGKTFHVLVQSKGIASPLPLSGLRFARKSLGQ
- the mscL gene encoding large conductance mechanosensitive channel protein MscL, whose translation is MKAKWIGEFQEFVARGNALDMAVGVLVGTAFNKVVDSLVNDVIMPPLGFVIGGVDFKNLQLVLKTATAGGAPVTIRYGQFINSVLQFFVVALTMFVVIKTVGKMAEWRAGLEKIQRSFPPLPSQAGQQGPAAPPLENPPTR
- a CDS encoding molybdopterin oxidoreductase family protein, whose translation is MPESPILFAGSCALREEAKGSLTHCPYCGLQCPMELVTLPSGSQVFPGDPEWGLCRKGWTAAELLDRNDRLLTPWVRDHKRAKLRPASWGEALRKIAESLGKLRATYGLSAVGVFGGGSLTNEKAYLLGKFARVVLGTPHVDYNGRFCMSSAAAAITRSLGLDRGLPFPLEDIPQTEVILLAGANLAETMPPVMRYFQRQKERGGRWIVVDPRKTSLAEKADLHLAITPGTDAALAMGLVHLALREGWVDWEFVRERTEGLQELALVASQFWPERVESITGVPVFRLREAARWLGRAKTAMIFTARGAEQQAHGVENVLGYLNLALVLGKIGRPFCGFGTWTGQGNGQGARELGLKCDQLPGYRSIQDRKARQEIAALWGIPETALPREGLSAWELLDGIGTREGIRGLVVMGSNIAVSAPYSSRVIQALESLEFLLVVDFFLSETALLADVVLPAAQWAEEEGTMTNVEGRVVLRQKLKKPPPGVCTDLEILHQLARVLGWKEGFPSDPCEVWEEIRRATRGAPADYYGVTYERLRRGERLFWPCPQLGHPGKARLFLDRFETPTGKARFFPVRNFGPVEIPDSQYPLLLTTGRVGAHYQSGTQTRRTRELLEAEPEPFVEMHPATARSLGIPHGGWARIWTRRGEIRVRARWSRRILPHVLFVPFHWSGLGQANRLTNPALDPVSKMPEFKVCAAAVEPCSCPQEPESPDKQNCPEEGVTE